CCTGTTAAGGCAGATATTAGCATAAACCAGGTATGATCTGAAATAGTACACGGGCTTATTTCACAGGTTTTGAGCCCATTCTTAAACATACAATTATATAGTCTAGTCTAGAATAGACATTGTGTGGATATGAGAAGTGGGTATATTCTCTATCAGTCGGATGGTAATCTCTCCATACATACGATGATACCAATACATCCTTTTTCCAATAATTCTCGCATCACCTTTCCCATTTGAAGAATCCAATTTAGCAATTAATGTGATATTGAAGTCAAAACCATATATAAAGTTCCCTGactcgttgttgttgttgttaattcTAAGATGTGCCTATATAGGGACCGATCGCTGCCTGGGGAATATACACTACCAATCAAAGTTTTAAAACaccccaatttttccagtttttattGAAAATTGTGCAGTTTAATGTGTTATTGCTTTgtgaaatgaaagcatagtaCAAACTAGACAACGAAAATTTCataagaaattttaagtgtgcctattcCGCTGCCAATGAGTGCagtttgccattcatatggctacaaagaaaaatgcagcagagcagctattctccaccatgaactatggtaaaaacaaacaccgctcgtgcctcacagatgacagcttacagttttgtgtaaagatgaggtgacttcgtacagccccgatttgcagacgctgtgcgcagaggttcatgagcagaagtcccattgtaccacggcagacccgacaatgttgtATGAACACGCTTTGTAGCAttactttattgaccacttttcacacatggttggtgtacccacacagccgagagagcacagactttacgcctgagaggcgtgattgcagatgccgctcaggtgggtctgcctcccctgcagcggcactgcagaccacgccccgccacacacatcaaacatgtaaaataaatattatgcacttttgcattcactttttgtttttgttattttacacagtgttctgaatgattaacaatggtctacagccaatcttgtgtattgtTATACAAACGTTGGTTGTAaaattcagataactatttaataaaagctaaatattttatatgagagtaagaaagaaaagtatatctttgtgtccacctttccctgttaatgccctacctggccccctggcaaaagctttgctagatccgcccctgcacagttaccagctgtcagctacacaaaaacaggagcttggtgtttatttgtctctcagaaacagttcataacttcccttcaactcattcatgtcacctaaagggtaaacctgtttctccatcaccagttcagctctgatgattcagtaaggacatctcctggtttggaccagcccttttgtcagctgtggctccagcaaacatcagctgatactagaaattaaaatcaaatgaattgtaacaacagctgatcaagcttaaacgtgctgctgttgtttagcgcgataaacaaacaagagagaaaagccgatcattgatcagttcatgactgaagtttcaacaggcgagagaatgacagggaggctatcataaagttcaacatcagtaacttagcgcgcacacagctgtatagaaactccgtcatgctagctagcacgcagtacgagttattgtaagtgactgaaaaagtcagcacaaagaaaataaactacacctaaactcgtttatatctgacccaaatagagtgcagtcataacttcttacctgaaattcagttcacttcacgctcctgccttcggtttccctgatccacgattgacctccgcgttagcaaccGCCGGTCGATCAGCGGTTGCCTCACCGCCTCGTATGGCTccttcgcggcatgtcctttctgtcacacaccggtggatagctgccctctgttgtagctccaccaccaaacaactgttattttttccacatcgaccagcatcatcggctcatataaacgaaaataagtccagctaaaacacagacccttggcgagcgatcgggtggTGAAACCAGTGTTAGCAGCCTCACtgtaagccaagcctgggtgctttttagCGAAGAgacgctagccgcgctagctagctagttagcggGCTAGCAGCAACATCGtcagagaactgttgctaatatgggatgttttgacaaaacgagcagatatttgaagtttacacacctacaatctcgcctgaaaatatcttaaaagtttattttgtgacctagaaacactaataaaagacatttaaaacgaagacgtgtccgccattgtttaactcggcagaggtgtgccgtaactaccgtaactattcaatggttcgagCAACCTTGAAActtccaatggttcctgaaagcagcgaggctgtgcgcaccattgatattgtcgtcattacggtatccaaataaggtagacaggctgtaccactcccggcataccactagagagagccaacacaccacaaatgaagtttgaaatttgtttcaatgggaccaaaagatggagccaacacaccacaaatgaagtctgtttctatggcgccaaaagaagaattggcctaaatttgcactaaaatattaatatttaaaaaactataaaagtcataaacaccaaaagtcataccatactagtccagctccagccgcacaaaatgatctaacatatgtaacccttgTGTCAAAACTGTgcggcagagaagcgcgggaaaattttcactaaaatattaatatttaaaaaactataagtcataaacaccaaaagtcataacacaccattccagatccagccgcacaaaacgaggtaacatatatgaagcttgtctcaaaactgcggggcgagttacgctgcaaaatttcaggcggaaactgaataacaataataataataataataataaatccgacgaatagtaataagtgtgcctcttggcataggcacacttaataactagaaagcgaaaatttctgaagaaattttaagtgtgcctatgccgctgctaatcagtgtagtttgccattcatacggctgcttagggcaaaactcagaagagcagccattctccaccatgaactatggtaaaaacaaacaccgctcacgcttcacagatgacagcttacagttttgtgtaaagatgaagttacttcatacagcgccgatttgcagatgctgtgcacacaagttcatgagcagaagtcccattgtaccacggcagacccgacaatgtttgcatgaacactcacagcccgacacacacccaaaaaacagccgagagaccACAGACTACGCctgagaggcgtgattgcagatgctgctcaggtgggtccacctcccctgcagcggcactgcagaccacgccccaccacacacatcaaacacgtaaaataaatatttatgcacttttgcattcactttttgttttttgttatttttacacagtgttctgaatgatgaacaatggtctacagccaatcttgtgtattattatacaaactttggttgtaagacgcagataactatttaataaaagctaaatattttatatgagagtaagaaagaaaagtatatctttgtgtcccctttccctgttaatgccctatctggccccctggcaaaagctttgctagatccgcccctgcacagttaccagctgtcagctgtcagctacacaaaaacaggagcttggtgtttatttgtctctcagaaacagttcataacttcccctcaactcattcatgtcacctaaagggtaaacctgtttctccatcaccagttcagctctgatgattcagtaaggacatctggtttggaccagccattttacagctgtggctccagcaaacatcagctgatactagaaattaaaagcaaatgaattgtaacaacagctgatcaagcttaaacgtgctgctgttgtttacgcgataaacaaacaagagagaaaagccgatcgttgatcagtttcatgactgaagtttcaacaggcgagagaatgacagggaggctatcataaagttcaacatcggtaacttagcgcgcacacacagctgtatagaaactccgtcgtgctagctagcatgcagtgcgagttattgtaagtgattgaaaaagtcagcacaacgaaaataaactacacctaaactcggtttatatctgacccaaattgagtgcagttcataacttcttacctgaaattcagttcacctcacgctcctgccttcggtttccctgatccacgattgacctccgcgttagcaaccaccggtcgatcggcggtcgcctcgccgcctcgtatgtctcgttcgcggcatgtcctttctgtcatacaccggtggatagctgccctctgttgtagctccgcgttgtagcaccaccaaacaactcagttatttttccacatccagctgtaactcctgtgcgagcatttgcgagagaccggggaggtgaaacgagagagagagtccctcgctgtccatttgcagccaagtgcggcaacTAGCTAGTTAGCCGgttagctgtcaggcaggaccgacgtcgtcagagcactgttgctaatatgggatgtcttgataaaacaagcagatatttgaagtttacacacctacattctcgcctgaaaatatcttaaaagtttattttgtgacctagaaacactaataaaagagatataaaacgaagtggtggccgccattgtttactctgtagaggtgtgctatgaattgtgggatatggagtttccCCCCACGCATACACCTTTTTggctgtactactccgggtataccactagagagagccaacacaccacaaatgaagtctgtttctatggggccaaaagtagaatctttctcaggagcctagaaattggcccaaatttacactaaaatcaaaatatttaaaaaactataaaagtcataccgtactagtccagctccagccgcacaaaatgatctaacatatgtaaccctattgtcaaaactgttcggcagagaagcgcgggaaaattttcagtaaaatattactatttaaaaaatataaaagtcataaacaccaaaagtcatagcacaccattccagatccagccgcacaaaatgaggtaacatatatgaagcttgtctcaaaactgcggggcgagtttcgctgcaaaatttcaggcagaaactggagaataataataataagaactagaaagggaaaatttcagaagaaattttaagtgtgcctatgctacTGCCAGTGAGTGTAGTTTGCCTTTAATGTGGTTCAATTAGCGCCGGTTGCCATTTATAACACTAGAGGGAGCAATACGCAACATGAGCATAGTTTGCTATTTATACCACAAGAAGGAGGGAAATGGAATACAGCTGATTTTCAATTTAAAGCAAAGTAAGCTGTATTGTGATCTCTGTTATATGCAGCATACAGAGATGAGAGAAAGATGCTCCAGTTACATGATTACAAAAGAAGTTAATagatataaaagaaataaaataaattatggtTTAGTGTCAGGTGTTCAAGAGAAGTTAcaatttagattttacagttttgagtcGTTTAAAGTGGTAGAAAACAATGTCCATTAAGCGGTATTCAATTTGTATTTCAAAGGTATTTTAATGTGAAAGGGGAAATTCCACATGCAaattatgaaatttccccttgtgggactaataaatgtatcatgttattcaaaaaatattttgtacAAATACCATTTACAATAATGTATGACATTTAAACATGATATTTAGATTGTGGTAAATAGCAaagcaatataaaataaaaaggaaaccATTCAAGTAACTTTATATTATGAACTGAAGAGTAAGGCAAAAGTataaatgaaaagcatacaagcattAATGTATATAgataaacccaacaatcatatgacccctatgagcaagcactttggcgacagtgggaaggaaaaactcccttttaacaggaagaaactccggcagaaccaggctcagggaggggcggccatctgccgcgaccggttggggtgagatgtaaacaaatccaaaactgtccacagagctACAGGGGGCACACTGAGATCGCAACAGCAGCCATAGAGGGAAACAGATTAGGATGTTCTTCCCAGTACTGAAGTGGGTCGGCTTTTCTTATGTGTGCGTTTTTCTCTGAGAGGTAGGTCTCCACTTTAGTTTCTGTTGATGAGGCACTCACGGATACTTCTGGATAAGGGTCATTTGGAAGCAAGAGGTTGGCTGACTTTGCGAAAACAgctagaaacagataaaaggaaaacacaatttaaaacaataaaacaagagacatcacaaagcgcagctcttcagttagcaaactggcaagtaatgaagttctaaaaaataactggaaaaacaaatctaactttagaactaaatgacccaaaactatattaaaaaggtagtaaaaaaagaaactggctTAATACTGTTGTCTTCTGATGAGGCAAGTTGCCATGCGAGGTAAAAACCacacgtggctgtaatttggtggcctgtaCAGAGTTCCAATCCAAGCATGTAGTTGGTTTAAATGggtttaatactggtgtcttttgatcacttgactgtatataaacctgttgaacaaaaggtgcattttaatttcactatacCTGCCCATCCTTGTAGCCGGTTTCTAGTAGCGTGGCACAGTTTCAGGATTAGTGTAGGGCTTCTCCACTGCCttcactggacagaacacatctgaggagttatgaatgaatggatgacttaatgaatggatgagattatagtttgtttcaaacaatatcaaatgttacaatataaagtaagaaacaaaaatacaattacctgttatggcagggatcccatcaggtgcagttgcagtctttctgttcatgtttctgGTCAGCTCTTCAATGGATGAGAGCAGTCTTATCTATCAGCTCCCACTGGTGAGCTGTCAGTGTTGCTGGTAGAGTGTGCTCAGTTGCAAAGACACTAAGATCACTTGGCAAGTCCATATCCCTCACAaccttgcagtcattttgtGTTAGTGAATTACACAATAAATGGGGTTGTGATAACTGTGATATGTattcagaacacctgattggagGCAGGCGTATGGCTGTGATATGTAAAGGTGATCAatcaatgtgtgtttttctgtggttGCAGCAGTAATAAGTTGTGCATATCCTCTTGACTGAAACAGTTCTtggatgggtttttttcctctgctcatAAGGTCCTCATTGAAGTCTCCACAAACAATAATTGGTTGGCAATTCATCATTTCCAATGAGTCCAAAAGACATTGCATTTGTGGTAAAAACCTCatgtggctgtaatttggtggcctgtatacagttGCTATCAAAGCTGTGACTGGTGATTCAACCTTGATAACAACAAATTCAAGATCAGTCACATTTTGCAGGTATTTTCGAGACTCTGCTGTAAGAACTGTTTTGTAGTACATTGCAACTCCACCGCCATTTACCTTTGCCATGTCTGTATGGTTTGTGTAAGAGACGTGTCTGTTGTGTGTGGCCATGTTGTACTGTTCCAGCTGGAAGCGGGGAGAAACTGATGATCCAGACAAGTGAGTTTCTGTTATGCATAAAACATCAGCAAGGCTGAGTTCATGGTGGCATCTCATGTCCTCCATGTGAGTTGGGAGACCTTGTGCATTGTGATGGATAATTGTCAACGTGGGGACTATGGGAACAACTGATTTTAAGAATTGCAACAGTGGTCTCTCATTCTCAAATGATGCATGTCTCATATTTTTGAGTGCATCTGTGATGGCAGGATCAGCATAGATTTTCCTTTCATCAAAGTCTGTGATGTACAGTCCTTTAAGTGAGGTTGTGCGGCTGAGTGCAACATAGGCCATTCCAGGTTCAAAAACACGCTTCAAACATACTACTGCTGACTCCATTGTCATGCCTTGTACTTTGTGAGCTGTACATGCAAAGGCCAACTTCATTGGAAATTGCCTGCGAAGAACTCCTTTTTTACTTGTAGATTCTTCACATTTCTCAATATATACCAGGTTGTCTGAGGATCCTTGTATTTTTCTGCGAAATTTTTGCCCAGAATTTTGATTGTCCAGCGTAAGTCCAatgagattcacagtttttggtcCATCCTGTGTGGTTGTCACAATGTTCGTGATTGTTCCAAATGTCCCATTAACAAGCCCATCTTCACATCCAAATTTCTAATAATCATAACACTCACTCCAGGTGCAGCTTGTATGTTATCAGGTAAATCTCTTTTGTTGCCTTTCATCATATCTGCCAGGAGGACCATCTCACCCGTTCGTGGGTCTTTTCTGTAGTCTTCGGCCTGAATATTTATGATATCAGAATGAAGAGCAGTTACAGTTGCTGAATTGTGTTTGTCGACCTCTTTGTTTGTAGCataaatgtgtaatacattagaTGGACAGTCTTTTATGTCATGGATAGCCTGTGTGATCAAGGCTTTGTCATTGGCTTCAAGAGAATCTGTTTTTTGCTTCACTCTTATCCTGTTcagaacttcagcaaaagaatgatCATCTTTCTGTCGCATGATTTCTGTCAGGTTGACCATGTGGAAATAGTCTTTCCAGAGATCAAGGACATTGTCCTCGTACACACAGAGTGGTTTGGCTTTTCCAAggggtggcagctggtaaaggTCTCCTACTGCAAGGATAGACATCCCACCAAAAGGCTTCTTGTTTCCTTTGATCTGCTGAAGTCTCCAGTGGATGTAGGCAAAAAGGTCTTTAGAAACCATAGATATCAATGACCAGAATCTCTGCATttgaaagtgaagctctcaCTTCATCCAGTGCATTCCCCAGTCCCTGATACGGCggttttaaagattttggcAGCTTTAGCAGAGAGTGCAGTGTTTTCCCAGATATGTTAAAAGCTGCAGTGCCAGTAAATGCAGTCAGCAGTACTGCAGGGTAGGACATGTCTGCTTGGTCACGGAATCTGGGGAGTTGGTTCAAAATCTTTGTTGCCTCCTCATATATGCACTTGATAACATGTGATTTTCCACAGCCAGCTCCtccagagacaaaataaaagaactgcTCAGGACAGTGACCCCACACAAGTTTGAAACACCACTCACGCACTGCGTAGAATATGGATGCTTGGGTTTCATTCAGACTTTGGtacatttttctgacaaagtctgGGCTCAGCTTTGGTGCTATGATTGCTGGCATGGTTCCACTGCTGCTACCACTGACTTGGtagtctggaacaatgtccattTCATTTTCGTCAGTGTCATGTCTGGATTGTCGTTGGGCCACACACTCCAAACGATCTACTTCAACCTCAGGTGCAAAAGTGTTCCATGCATTGATAAGTGGGCCTTGTTGTTCAATCTGTTCCAGTGCCCTTTCCATTGTTTTGCCATGGCTTTCATAACGCTTTTTGTTAAAGGTAACAATTGGCCGTACTGCAAAACCAtgttttcgtccacttttgtagaTCTGTTCGGATGTGGggtatttgtgtttttaaggtcatcATTTGATcgatgtggaaaataaagttttagtaGTCTGCTATAAAACTTCTCtggttgtttcttttctgagaACCGAGGATATCTGATTATTGCAGGTTTCCCTCTTGTTCTCTTTTGAATATAACCCATGTTATTCAAAAGAGGGATGGCATTTTTTGATTCTGTTTGCCAGCTGTAGAGAATCCTGTACTCTGAAGCAAATTCAGCCAAACACATTCTTTCAAACTCAGGTGTTCTGGGtctgtttgcatatttttctgGCAATCCAGACATCCACACATTTTCATCATCTGGTGCCATGCTCTGCAACCTGCTCATCGGGAGACTCATTTTCAGGGCATCATCATCAGTCTGTATGAACACCACACTGCGTGAACACTTTTTTAGTGGCAGGCTGCATGTCCTTGCCACAGATTCTTGGGCACTGACTTCTCTGTGTTTAGCATATGCCTGCATTatctgtttcatttcatctctttcattgacattggactttttgacctcctggatgactcCATTAAGAAATTGTGTCATCTCAAATTCGGGTTTAGAGACATAAGACATCATATACATCAGGCAGCTGTAGTCATCAATGACATAGTGGATGTCCATGTTGGCATTCCAGGCCCTCAGCAGATCTGCATTGTATGCATTCACCCAGCAGTCATTAGGTTCACGCTTTAAGAGGATGACATGGCCATTGCTTAAATTGAAGACACAATCCAAGTATTGTTCATAAGTTAATTTGCATttgtgaagcagctcagacaagTCTTCAAATGAGGAATTTGGGTCACAGAGCAAATCTCTCAATGGctggagtttttctttggcctctttctgtttttttgcgaGAGCCATTcgtctgtttttttgcttttgtttttcatttgtgcctTTCTCCTTACTTGTGCTATGCCGCTTATCATTGTGATCGTCATCATCTGGGCTTGGGAAAGTGATCATTGTTTGGTCTACGGGTAGTTTGGGGAACCCAAACCTACATGACACATTACCTTTTTTACAGGATCTGGAGTGATTTCTGCTGTGGACTTGAACCTCAGACACAATTTTGTGAAGTTCAGGATCGGCATTTTGGTCAGGCATCTTACATGTTATGTACTTGTCAATAAATTTGTACACATGGTCCTCAAGGTCGCTTCCAAATTTaggtgcatctttgacccaaacCAGTAAATGGATATGAGGGCTACCTCTGGCCTGAAactccactcgataaaagtaatCTTCTACTTCACCGATGGGCTGTGCTGGGGACAGGATCAGTGTTGTCATTAGTGCATCGACTCTTTTTTCAAACAATCGCATCACAGTCACAGGGTTGCTTCggagaatttcacactttgtgtTCCAGTCAAGTTGTGAAAAATCCACTTGTTCACCTTGTTGAGTTTTTATGACCTCAACAACCTCAGGCCAtctcatttcagcagctgaaaatgtcaggaaaaaagTTGGCTTTCCTAACTGTCTGACCATAGCATGCAGATCTTTCAGTGCCTTCTCCCAATAGGCTGGAGTACCTCTCAGAGGTTTCATGAAGCGTGTTGCATCTTTGTTATTTATTAGTCTCTCCACTTCGtctttattttgaagcattcTGTTACAAATTCTACATCCATCCTTGGTGATTGCCTTACCTTTGCGCAATTGGATGGACATGCTGTTTGTagccatgtgtgtttctgttacaaactgtgcaaagaataGGTAGCTTTGGTCAGTTGCAAACCGTGTATCTGCAGAGAACAGCCGTGTATTAAATACATGCTTGGGGACAGTTTGACTTGTCTGGCTTCATCTAATGTGTTCTGTCCAGTTGGGAACT
Above is a window of Oreochromis niloticus isolate F11D_XX unplaced genomic scaffold, O_niloticus_UMD_NMBU tig00007537_pilon, whole genome shotgun sequence DNA encoding:
- the LOC109200903 gene encoding uncharacterized protein LOC109200903, producing MKLAFACTAHKVQGMTMESAVVCLKRVFEPGMAYVALSRTTSLKGLYITDFDERKIYADPAITDALKNMRHASFENERPLLQFLKSVVPIVPTLTIIHHNAQGLPTHMEDMRCHHELSLADVLCITETHLSGSSVSPRFQLEQYNMATHNRHVSYTNHTDMAKVNGGGVAMYYKTVLTAESRKYLQNVTDLEFVVIKVESPVTALIATVYRPPNYSHMRFLPQMQCLLDSLEMMNCQPIIVCGDFNEDLMSRGKKPIQELFQSRGYAQLITAATTEKHTLIDHLYISQPYACLQSGVLNTYHSYHNPIYCVIH